The following are from one region of the Hymenobacter radiodurans genome:
- a CDS encoding DUF1015 domain-containing protein has product MAEIQPVRGWRYNPQLSQHIDDYVSPLFDVVSAKQREALYRNPLNSIHLSVPRGEDAAAEAERRLAEWQAKGVLCQDELPGIYAYYQYFRLPGSSQEYCRKGFMCHIRAYDWSDEVVLRHENTLPAAVNDRAELLARTEFQTSATHGLYRDEDFELEHYLDEAMRDPLYQTEEDYQGARDVLAVIQDAAIIRRFQEILETRQVILADGHHRYEGSLAYRQARLAADPQATGKEPWNYHLMYLTNSAANDLRILPTHRLLLEMPNGLSDEEFMTRLEPYFTILPKDDAYDLPEIIAGKPWAFGLYLGGNSYKIRLRPEVHSQLTWDTTPEVKALDLTVLHYFVLERVLGIVGPDAQRSWAGIAYVRNFTECLTRVDRGEARAAFITNEVTMAEVERVCHSGAVMPPKSTFFYPKTIGGFLFTSIHDEESDHPFQV; this is encoded by the coding sequence GTGGCTGAAATTCAACCCGTGCGCGGCTGGCGCTACAATCCGCAGTTAAGTCAGCATATTGATGATTACGTATCGCCGCTGTTTGATGTAGTGTCGGCGAAGCAGCGGGAGGCGCTGTACCGCAACCCGTTAAACAGCATTCATTTATCGGTGCCACGAGGCGAGGACGCCGCCGCCGAGGCGGAGCGGCGGCTGGCGGAATGGCAGGCAAAGGGCGTGCTGTGCCAGGATGAGTTGCCGGGTATTTATGCGTATTATCAGTATTTCCGGTTGCCGGGTAGTAGTCAGGAATATTGCCGTAAAGGGTTCATGTGCCATATCCGGGCGTATGATTGGAGCGATGAGGTAGTATTGCGTCACGAAAACACTTTGCCCGCGGCCGTAAATGACCGCGCCGAGCTGCTGGCCCGCACCGAGTTCCAGACCAGTGCCACCCACGGACTCTACCGCGACGAAGATTTTGAGCTGGAGCACTACCTCGACGAGGCCATGCGCGACCCGCTATATCAGACCGAAGAAGACTATCAAGGTGCCCGCGATGTGCTGGCGGTCATTCAGGATGCGGCTATTATTCGACGATTTCAGGAAATACTGGAAACCCGGCAGGTAATTCTGGCCGATGGCCACCACCGCTACGAAGGCAGCCTGGCTTACCGGCAGGCTCGCCTGGCAGCCGACCCGCAGGCCACGGGCAAAGAACCGTGGAATTATCATCTGATGTACCTGACCAACTCGGCGGCCAACGACCTGCGCATTCTGCCTACCCACCGCTTGCTGCTGGAGATGCCCAATGGTCTGAGCGACGAGGAATTCATGACCCGCCTCGAACCCTATTTCACCATTCTACCCAAGGATGACGCTTACGATTTGCCCGAAATCATTGCCGGCAAACCGTGGGCCTTTGGCCTGTATCTGGGGGGCAATTCTTATAAAATTCGGCTGCGGCCCGAGGTGCATTCGCAACTTACGTGGGATACCACGCCCGAAGTGAAAGCTCTGGACCTCACTGTATTACATTACTTCGTACTGGAGCGCGTGCTGGGCATTGTGGGCCCCGATGCGCAGCGCTCGTGGGCGGGAATTGCGTACGTGCGCAACTTCACCGAGTGCCTTACCCGCGTCGACCGCGGTGAGGCGCGTGCTGCCTTCATAACCAACGAAGTAACCATGGCCGAGGTAGAGCGCGTGTGCCATAGCGGGGCCGTAATGCCTCCCAAGTCCACTTTCTTTTATCCCAAAACCATCGGTGGTTTCCTGTTCACTTCTATTCACGACGAGGAATCAGACCACCCGTTTCAGGTATGA
- a CDS encoding Maf family nucleotide pyrophosphatase: MSVVTKLVLASNSPRRRQLLTDLGLNYEIRLREVDETYPSHLHRGEVAEYLAAHKAATYAPDLAPHEVVLTADTIVCLEDDVLNKPADEAEAKQMLTRLQGRAHDVFTGVCLLTGDGQRTVFSDQTRVHFRALSPAEIEFYVRNFSPLDKAGAYGAQDWVGMVGVTRLEGSYFNVMGLPVHRVWEELAKLGVVSV; the protein is encoded by the coding sequence ATGAGTGTAGTCACCAAACTAGTCCTAGCGTCTAACTCGCCGCGCCGTCGTCAACTGCTCACCGATCTGGGGCTGAACTACGAAATTCGCCTGCGGGAAGTAGACGAAACCTACCCCTCGCATCTGCATCGTGGCGAGGTTGCCGAATATCTAGCTGCACACAAAGCCGCCACCTACGCCCCCGATTTAGCCCCCCACGAGGTGGTACTCACCGCCGACACCATCGTCTGTCTGGAGGATGATGTGCTGAACAAGCCCGCGGACGAGGCCGAAGCCAAACAGATGCTCACGCGCCTGCAGGGCCGCGCCCACGATGTATTTACGGGCGTCTGTTTGCTCACCGGTGACGGCCAGCGCACTGTTTTCTCCGACCAGACCCGCGTTCATTTCCGTGCTCTCTCCCCTGCCGAAATCGAGTTTTACGTGCGCAACTTTAGTCCCCTAGACAAAGCCGGGGCTTACGGCGCTCAGGATTGGGTAGGCATGGTGGGTGTCACGCGGCTGGAAGGTTCCTACTTCAACGTCATGGGCCTGCCCGTACATCGGGTATGGGAAGAACTAGCGAAACTGGGGGTAGTATCCGTTTAA
- a CDS encoding outer membrane beta-barrel protein: MDTGIFTSHLGFELALSKDNWTLSRSLMAKNSPYYEAGVRITYEFAPSLRSPA, encoded by the coding sequence ATTGACACTGGCATTTTCACGTCGCACCTAGGCTTTGAATTGGCGCTGAGCAAGGATAACTGGACGCTCAGCCGCTCGCTCATGGCTAAGAACTCGCCGTATTACGAAGCCGGCGTGCGCATCACCTACGAATTTGCCCCCAGCTTACGCTCACCGGCTTAG
- a CDS encoding fasciclin domain-containing protein, translated as MKSKTLSIALVCLLGAATVQSTQAQAQMAMTNVMVGGQAMLPSKTIVANALNSADHTTLVAAVKAAGLVETLQGKGPFTVFAPVNDAFENLPAGTVETLLKPENKAQLTKVLTYHVVAGSMTADKIMAAIKAGKGTATLKTVSGGTLKATMNGPKNVVLMDESGNTSTISTYDVMQSNGVIHVIDKVMLPK; from the coding sequence ATGAAAAGCAAAACGCTTTCAATCGCTCTTGTATGCCTGTTGGGCGCCGCAACTGTACAATCTACTCAGGCGCAGGCCCAGATGGCTATGACCAACGTAATGGTCGGCGGCCAGGCTATGCTACCCAGCAAAACTATCGTCGCCAATGCGCTTAATTCTGCCGACCACACCACGCTCGTAGCCGCAGTTAAAGCTGCCGGCTTGGTTGAAACGCTGCAGGGTAAAGGCCCTTTCACCGTATTTGCTCCTGTGAATGATGCTTTCGAAAACCTGCCCGCCGGAACGGTTGAAACGCTTCTGAAGCCCGAGAACAAAGCGCAGCTGACGAAAGTATTGACGTATCATGTGGTAGCCGGCAGCATGACCGCCGACAAAATCATGGCAGCGATCAAGGCAGGCAAAGGCACCGCTACACTCAAAACGGTAAGCGGCGGCACTCTAAAAGCTACCATGAATGGTCCTAAAAACGTCGTTCTGATGGATGAATCGGGCAATACGTCGACCATCTCTACCTACGACGTGATGCAAAGCAATGGCGTAATTCACGTCATCGACAAAGTAATGCTGCCGAAGTAA
- the kaiC gene encoding circadian clock protein KaiC: MQDKKTASAPKLPTLPKAPTGIEGLDEITEGGFPKGRPTLICGSAGCGKTLMGIEFLVRGALEYGEPGVLMAFEETAEELTANVTSLGFDLPALQSQKLLRVDHVHVDRSEIEETGEYDLEGLFIRLGYAIDSIGAKRVVLDTIESLFGGFPNEAVLRSEIRRLFRWLKDKGVTTVITAERGDGTLTRQGLEEYVSDCVILLDNRVIDQITTRRLRVVKYRGSTHGTNEYPYLISEEGISVLPVTSLKLEHEVSDQIVSSGVPALDEMFGRGGFYQGSSILLTGTAGTAKTTLAAGFANQIASKGNRCLYFAFEESPQQLVRNMRSVGIDLTPWIEQGLLHIEASRPTLNGLERHLVIIHKLVKDFKPDAVVIDPISNLINVGNLNEVRSMLTRLIDFLKVNNITALFTALISGRTNQMDMTEEGVSSLVDTWISVRDLEGVGERNRGLSILKSRGMSHSNQVREFVVTDHGIQLLDVVIGPSGIVTGASRLTQQLQMQAQELAIQQELERKDRELERRRRVLEATIANLRTEFESVEEELRQINSEELSRQQTFTEGRAAAVSEMSGRGYSAQDTKSNQH, translated from the coding sequence ATGCAAGACAAAAAAACTGCTTCCGCTCCTAAATTACCCACCTTGCCCAAAGCCCCGACGGGCATTGAGGGGTTAGATGAAATTACGGAAGGTGGCTTTCCTAAAGGTCGCCCGACGCTGATTTGTGGCAGCGCCGGCTGTGGCAAAACCCTGATGGGTATTGAGTTCTTGGTGAGAGGAGCACTGGAGTACGGGGAGCCTGGCGTACTGATGGCTTTCGAGGAGACAGCCGAAGAACTCACTGCCAATGTTACTTCCCTCGGCTTCGACCTGCCGGCCCTCCAGAGCCAGAAGCTGCTGCGGGTTGACCACGTGCACGTAGACCGCTCGGAGATCGAGGAAACCGGCGAGTACGATCTGGAGGGCTTATTTATCCGGTTGGGATACGCCATCGACTCAATCGGGGCCAAGCGCGTCGTGCTGGATACCATTGAATCGTTGTTTGGTGGATTCCCAAATGAGGCTGTGTTGCGGTCCGAAATACGGCGGTTGTTTCGCTGGCTCAAGGATAAGGGCGTAACCACTGTCATTACGGCTGAGCGGGGCGATGGAACGCTCACCCGGCAGGGGTTGGAAGAGTACGTATCGGACTGCGTAATTCTACTGGATAACCGTGTTATTGACCAGATTACGACCCGGCGACTACGCGTAGTGAAATACCGTGGCAGTACCCACGGCACGAATGAGTATCCGTATCTGATTAGTGAAGAAGGCATTTCCGTGCTGCCCGTTACTTCCCTCAAACTGGAGCATGAAGTATCGGACCAGATTGTTTCCTCTGGTGTTCCGGCCCTCGATGAAATGTTTGGTCGGGGAGGCTTCTATCAAGGGAGCAGCATCCTGCTGACGGGCACTGCTGGCACGGCCAAAACAACGCTGGCGGCTGGTTTTGCCAACCAAATCGCCAGCAAGGGTAACCGCTGTCTTTACTTTGCCTTTGAGGAGTCGCCGCAGCAGTTGGTGCGCAATATGCGCTCTGTCGGCATTGATTTAACTCCTTGGATCGAGCAAGGCTTGCTGCACATCGAAGCGTCGCGGCCCACGCTGAATGGCTTGGAGCGGCATTTGGTTATAATTCATAAGCTAGTGAAGGACTTTAAGCCCGATGCAGTCGTAATTGACCCGATCAGTAATTTGATCAACGTCGGTAATTTGAATGAGGTACGCAGCATGCTCACGCGCCTCATCGATTTCTTGAAAGTCAATAACATCACGGCTTTGTTCACGGCGCTTATCAGCGGCCGAACCAACCAGATGGATATGACCGAAGAGGGTGTATCCTCGTTAGTGGATACGTGGATTAGTGTGCGGGACCTGGAAGGGGTAGGAGAGCGCAACCGCGGCCTCAGCATACTGAAATCACGAGGCATGTCGCATTCCAATCAGGTGCGCGAATTTGTGGTTACTGACCACGGTATTCAGTTGTTGGATGTAGTAATCGGGCCATCGGGCATTGTAACGGGGGCCAGCCGCCTTACCCAACAGCTGCAGATGCAGGCTCAGGAGCTGGCTATTCAGCAGGAGCTGGAGCGCAAAGACCGGGAACTGGAGCGTCGGCGCCGTGTGCTGGAGGCGACCATCGCGAATTTGCGCACGGAGTTTGAGTCGGTCGAAGAAGAGTTGCGGCAAATCAATAGTGAGGAGCTCAGCCGCCAGCAGACGTTTACGGAAGGCCGAGCAGCCGCCGTCAGTGAAATGTCGGGCCGGGGCTACTCTGCTCAGGACACCAAATCAAATCAACACTAA
- the pdxH gene encoding pyridoxamine 5'-phosphate oxidase: MTDQQLADLRKTYAQRTLTEADVLPDAVRQFRAWLDEAIAAHLDEPTAMTLATVGADGQPTTRVVLLKGLPDDAGFLFYTNYDSRKGHELTTHPQAALNFFWPGLERQVRVEGSVEKAPQELSDQYFQSRPRASQVGAWASPQSQVIGSREELEQREQAIEQRFANENPLPRPPHWGALFCVRTV, translated from the coding sequence ATGACTGACCAGCAACTGGCCGACCTGCGCAAAACCTACGCGCAACGCACCCTCACCGAAGCCGATGTGCTCCCCGACGCCGTGCGTCAGTTTCGGGCGTGGCTAGATGAGGCTATCGCTGCCCACCTCGATGAGCCTACGGCCATGACGCTGGCCACCGTCGGCGCCGATGGCCAGCCTACCACGCGCGTGGTGCTCCTCAAAGGCCTCCCCGACGATGCTGGGTTTCTATTTTACACCAACTACGATAGTCGCAAAGGGCACGAATTAACCACGCATCCACAGGCTGCCCTGAACTTCTTCTGGCCTGGCTTAGAGCGCCAAGTACGGGTGGAAGGAAGCGTAGAAAAAGCCCCCCAGGAGTTATCGGACCAGTATTTCCAGAGTCGCCCGCGCGCTAGCCAGGTAGGCGCCTGGGCCTCGCCGCAAAGTCAGGTGATCGGGAGCCGGGAAGAGCTGGAGCAGCGAGAGCAGGCAATAGAGCAACGCTTTGCGAATGAAAATCCGCTGCCGCGCCCACCGCATTGGGGGGCTTTATTTTGCGTCCGCACCGTGTAG
- a CDS encoding sensor histidine kinase, protein MAERLPPTSTDLARENEELRYQLQEAEELISAIRSGSVDALAVQGTDGPRIYTLQGADQVYRTLIEQMSEGALLLSQDAMILYCNASLARLLDCALEELMGGFFNDFVPADFRAYWNDLLVAGWAGKSKGELPLQTQAGVLVPFSLSMNVLEFNDAPALAVIVTNLSAQREIKAIKARVAEQNEVIDRKNEELKRQEAARLVMEQAAAEANRMLEGIPQIAWTANVEGKNTYLNRRWFDFINQPIRPSFNEGFESRLHPDDVSLAKTRWQHSLRTGEAFEIEYRFRDGADNYRWMLGRALPSYNDQGVIMQWIGTFTDIHEHKLALERIDQAQRQLHENNDQLTRANVDLDNFIYTASHDLKAPISNIEGLLQALLVEMPFDSERHQDDQVQPIMAMMQDSVERFKRTIEHLTEVTKLQKEQIQPTELVRLEPVIEDVRLDLEALLREAGGILEVNVADCPAVSFAEKNLRSVIYNLLSNAIKYRSPERLLLVRLQCREADDYAVLTVQDNGLGINLANNEKRLFGMFQRLHDHVDGSGIGLYMVKKMVENVGGKIEVESEVGVGSTFTVYFKR, encoded by the coding sequence ATGGCTGAACGCCTGCCGCCCACATCTACTGACCTAGCTCGTGAAAACGAGGAACTGCGTTATCAGCTACAGGAAGCTGAGGAACTCATCTCGGCTATCCGGTCGGGGTCGGTAGATGCGCTGGCGGTACAGGGAACCGATGGCCCCCGGATTTACACCCTGCAAGGCGCCGATCAGGTGTACCGCACCCTGATTGAGCAAATGAGTGAAGGGGCGCTGCTGCTTAGCCAAGACGCCATGATTCTCTATTGCAACGCCAGTCTGGCCCGTTTGCTCGACTGCGCACTGGAAGAGTTGATGGGGGGCTTTTTTAACGACTTTGTACCTGCTGACTTTCGTGCCTACTGGAATGACTTGCTGGTAGCGGGTTGGGCGGGTAAAAGCAAGGGTGAATTGCCCCTGCAAACCCAGGCTGGAGTGCTCGTACCTTTCTCATTGTCGATGAACGTACTGGAATTCAATGATGCGCCCGCGTTGGCCGTGATTGTAACCAACCTGTCGGCCCAACGAGAAATCAAGGCCATAAAGGCGCGGGTAGCCGAGCAAAACGAGGTAATTGACCGCAAAAACGAAGAGCTAAAACGGCAGGAAGCCGCTCGCCTGGTGATGGAGCAGGCTGCCGCCGAAGCAAACCGCATGCTGGAGGGCATTCCGCAAATTGCCTGGACGGCTAATGTTGAGGGCAAGAACACGTACCTCAACCGTCGCTGGTTTGATTTTATCAATCAACCTATCCGCCCGAGTTTTAATGAGGGGTTTGAAAGTCGCCTGCACCCGGATGATGTTAGCTTGGCCAAAACCCGCTGGCAGCACAGCTTGCGCACCGGCGAAGCGTTCGAGATTGAATACCGCTTTCGCGACGGTGCCGATAATTACCGCTGGATGCTAGGGCGGGCATTGCCTTCTTATAATGATCAGGGGGTAATTATGCAGTGGATTGGCACCTTCACTGATATTCACGAGCACAAGCTGGCACTGGAACGCATCGATCAGGCCCAGCGCCAACTGCACGAAAACAACGACCAGCTTACGCGTGCCAACGTGGATCTGGACAACTTCATTTACACGGCTTCCCACGACTTAAAAGCTCCTATCAGCAATATTGAAGGGCTGTTGCAGGCATTGTTGGTAGAAATGCCTTTCGACTCTGAAAGGCACCAGGATGACCAGGTGCAACCCATCATGGCCATGATGCAGGACTCAGTGGAGCGGTTTAAGCGCACCATTGAGCATCTGACCGAAGTAACCAAGCTGCAAAAAGAACAGATTCAGCCCACGGAACTAGTGCGGCTGGAGCCGGTTATCGAGGATGTACGCTTGGATTTGGAGGCGCTATTGCGCGAGGCGGGGGGCATTTTGGAGGTAAATGTGGCCGATTGTCCGGCGGTCTCATTTGCCGAGAAAAACTTGCGGAGTGTTATCTATAACCTGCTCAGCAATGCTATAAAATATCGTTCGCCCGAACGTCTGCTACTGGTGCGACTACAGTGCCGCGAAGCGGATGACTACGCGGTGCTGACCGTGCAGGACAATGGTTTGGGCATCAACCTGGCTAATAATGAAAAGCGGCTCTTCGGCATGTTTCAGCGCCTCCACGACCACGTGGATGGTAGCGGTATTGGCCTGTACATGGTCAAGAAGATGGTAGAGAATGTGGGGGGCAAAATTGAGGTGGAAAGCGAGGTGGGTGTGGGCTCTACCTTCACCGTGTACTTTAAACGATAG
- a CDS encoding Crp/Fnr family transcriptional regulator: MNASSAHDLLRTHLQARVALTNAEFAIFANHLHPLSLDKRQHLLISGDKCSHLAFVTQGCLRSYSINAQGQEHTLQFAPEDWWVSDLYSLLTQQPSTMNIDALEDSQMMLLSQADLETVYAQCPIFERYFRLLMQGRYVALQERVNASLSQTAAEKYQHFLRKYPSIAQRVPQHFIASYLGITPESLSRVRRQTQLGK; the protein is encoded by the coding sequence ATGAATGCTTCCTCAGCCCACGACTTACTTCGGACTCATTTGCAGGCGCGCGTAGCCCTAACCAACGCGGAGTTCGCCATTTTCGCGAACCACCTGCATCCCTTATCCCTTGACAAGCGGCAGCACCTTCTGATTTCGGGCGACAAGTGCTCTCATTTGGCCTTTGTAACTCAGGGGTGTTTACGCAGCTATTCCATCAACGCACAGGGGCAGGAACACACACTGCAGTTTGCGCCCGAAGATTGGTGGGTGTCAGACCTTTACAGCCTGCTGACCCAGCAACCCAGCACGATGAACATTGACGCGCTGGAAGATTCGCAGATGATGCTGCTTTCGCAGGCAGATTTGGAAACCGTGTACGCACAATGCCCCATATTTGAGCGGTATTTCCGGCTGCTGATGCAAGGCCGTTACGTAGCTCTGCAGGAGCGCGTCAATGCGTCGCTGAGCCAGACGGCGGCCGAAAAGTACCAGCACTTCCTCCGCAAGTACCCCAGCATTGCCCAGCGCGTGCCCCAGCATTTTATTGCTTCGTATCTGGGCATCACCCCCGAATCACTGAGCCGGGTGCGGCGGCAAACCCAACTGGGAAAATAG
- a CDS encoding circadian clock KaiB family protein, which produces METNPDITTEGMDQEYWELRLYVAGQTPKSVAAIANLKKYCEQHLLGRYKLEVIDLLQHPQLAEGDQILAIPTLVRKVPVPIRKIIGDLSNEERVLVGLDIRPIESNLTR; this is translated from the coding sequence ATGGAAACGAACCCGGATATAACGACAGAGGGGATGGACCAGGAATACTGGGAGTTACGGCTATACGTGGCCGGGCAAACCCCCAAGTCGGTAGCCGCCATAGCCAACCTGAAAAAATACTGTGAACAGCATTTGTTGGGGCGCTATAAGCTTGAAGTAATTGACCTGCTGCAACATCCTCAGCTTGCGGAGGGCGACCAGATACTGGCTATTCCTACTTTGGTACGGAAGGTGCCGGTGCCTATTCGCAAAATTATTGGTGACCTTTCTAACGAAGAGCGCGTGTTGGTAGGCCTTGACATCCGGCCTATTGAAAGCAACCTAACCCGATAG
- a CDS encoding circadian clock KaiB family protein, whose protein sequence is MEAEGSLDREPEQAEYVLHLYITGATPNSTRAVRNIKDICELYLKGRYELIIVDIYQQPELAQQEQLIGVPTLVKKRPGLIRRLVGDLSNRERVLAALGLTSPFDSNSIDG, encoded by the coding sequence ATGGAGGCAGAAGGAAGTTTGGATCGTGAGCCGGAACAGGCTGAGTATGTACTTCATCTCTACATTACCGGAGCTACTCCTAATTCGACGCGGGCAGTACGGAATATCAAGGACATCTGTGAACTGTATCTGAAAGGCCGGTACGAATTGATTATCGTGGATATATACCAGCAGCCCGAGTTAGCTCAGCAAGAGCAGCTTATTGGCGTGCCCACTTTAGTTAAAAAACGCCCCGGCCTGATCCGCCGGCTGGTAGGTGACCTCTCGAATCGGGAACGAGTATTGGCCGCGCTAGGGCTGACCTCGCCGTTCGACAGCAACAGCATCGATGGCTGA
- a CDS encoding pyridoxine 5'-phosphate oxidase C-terminal domain-containing protein, with translation MGGFILRPHRVEFWQGRPSRLHDRIVYEKVGDEWKRSRLAP, from the coding sequence TTGGGGGGCTTTATTTTGCGTCCGCACCGTGTAGAGTTCTGGCAGGGTCGCCCCAGCCGCCTCCATGACCGCATTGTGTACGAGAAGGTTGGCGATGAGTGGAAGCGTAGCCGCTTAGCTCCTTGA
- a CDS encoding DUF349 domain-containing protein: MPEKQSDKVWNRFRTACDAFFDRKNQEAKQREVKAQLVSQEQAAHLDRFADTVAALTPDNPGTIEGFRELVAEWRASGASGGPRAEEKFQTLMGKYLDTVPGLPYAERADLLFQLQVERLKSGPDAQQALYKKEQGLRRDINELENDIATLQTNLEFFARSKNANQLREEYQGRIDEAKLRIDALKKQLKIIRS, encoded by the coding sequence GTGCCTGAAAAGCAGTCCGATAAAGTATGGAACCGCTTCCGCACCGCTTGCGACGCCTTCTTTGACCGTAAAAATCAGGAAGCCAAGCAGCGTGAAGTTAAGGCTCAGCTTGTGTCGCAGGAGCAGGCTGCTCATCTCGACCGCTTTGCCGATACTGTAGCGGCTCTCACGCCCGATAACCCCGGAACCATTGAGGGCTTTCGGGAACTCGTAGCAGAATGGCGTGCTTCTGGTGCTTCGGGCGGGCCACGAGCAGAAGAGAAGTTCCAGACACTTATGGGCAAATACCTCGACACGGTGCCGGGCCTGCCCTATGCCGAGCGGGCTGATTTACTCTTTCAGCTTCAGGTGGAACGTCTCAAATCAGGTCCCGATGCTCAGCAGGCGCTTTATAAAAAAGAGCAAGGCTTGCGTCGTGACATCAACGAGCTTGAAAACGACATCGCCACGTTACAGACTAATCTTGAGTTCTTTGCGCGTTCCAAAAATGCCAATCAGCTCCGCGAAGAGTATCAAGGCCGCATCGACGAAGCCAAATTGCGCATCGATGCTTTGAAGAAACAATTAAAAATTATTCGCTCATAG
- a CDS encoding flavin reductase family protein translates to MKRIQAQDIETMEKIFRLNLINSITGYKPANLVGTAGLDGRTNLAMYSSVVHLGSNPPYIGIFTRPTSVARHTYDNIKASGCYTINHVHADFTAAAHYTSAPFPEDESEFEICGLGAEFLDNFPAPYVRESQIKMGLRLVEEIPVKATGTTLLVGKIEEIYLPGDLLAADGSLNLNGAGSACVSGLDTYHTAQEIGAYAYARVGQGPQPK, encoded by the coding sequence ATGAAGCGCATTCAAGCCCAGGATATTGAAACGATGGAAAAGATTTTCCGTCTTAATCTGATTAATTCTATTACGGGCTACAAGCCCGCTAACCTCGTTGGGACGGCGGGCCTTGATGGGCGCACCAATTTGGCGATGTACAGTTCCGTAGTGCATTTGGGCTCCAATCCGCCCTACATCGGTATTTTTACCCGTCCTACCAGCGTGGCGCGCCACACCTACGACAATATCAAGGCCAGCGGCTGCTACACCATCAACCACGTACACGCCGACTTCACGGCGGCCGCCCACTACACGTCAGCTCCTTTCCCGGAGGACGAATCGGAGTTTGAGATATGTGGACTGGGAGCTGAATTTCTGGACAACTTTCCGGCGCCATACGTCCGCGAAAGCCAGATAAAAATGGGGCTGCGACTGGTCGAGGAAATACCCGTAAAGGCCACCGGAACTACCTTGCTCGTGGGCAAAATAGAAGAAATCTACCTGCCCGGCGACTTGCTGGCTGCTGATGGCTCGCTGAACCTGAATGGTGCTGGCAGCGCTTGCGTTTCCGGCCTCGATACCTATCATACAGCCCAAGAAATTGGCGCTTACGCCTATGCTCGGGTAGGCCAGGGGCCGCAGCCAAAGTAA
- a CDS encoding YqgE/AlgH family protein, whose translation MKAGSLLISQPFLGDPNFERSVVLLCRHTDEEGSFGLVLNRGTNLLLGDVLELPGGDVLPAARLPLGLGGPVQPDTLHYLHRRADVPNAVSLGHNVYWGGDFEVLLGLLLSGEIGEDDVRLYAGYSGWTADQLAEEVRENVWIVHPNAAEKVFTLTTDAFWQSILREKGGRYRILSNYPTDPRLN comes from the coding sequence ATGAAAGCTGGAAGCCTATTAATTTCGCAGCCCTTCCTGGGCGATCCTAATTTCGAGCGCAGCGTGGTACTGCTGTGCCGCCATACCGACGAGGAAGGCTCGTTCGGTTTAGTACTCAACCGAGGCACCAACCTGCTGCTGGGCGATGTGCTGGAACTGCCCGGTGGCGATGTGCTGCCCGCTGCCCGCCTGCCCTTGGGCCTGGGCGGGCCCGTGCAGCCCGATACGCTCCACTATCTGCACCGCCGCGCCGATGTACCAAACGCGGTATCACTGGGGCATAATGTGTACTGGGGAGGCGACTTTGAGGTGCTGCTGGGCTTATTGCTGAGCGGCGAGATTGGCGAGGATGATGTGCGTCTATATGCTGGCTATTCGGGCTGGACGGCCGACCAGTTGGCGGAGGAAGTGCGCGAAAATGTTTGGATCGTGCACCCCAATGCTGCCGAGAAAGTCTTTACTTTGACTACTGATGCCTTTTGGCAGTCTATTCTGCGCGAAAAAGGCGGTCGGTACCGGATTTTATCTAATTATCCCACAGATCCACGCCTGAATTAG